In Bradyrhizobium sp. G127, one genomic interval encodes:
- the gcl gene encoding glyoxylate carboligase, with the protein MAKMRAIDAAVRILEKEGVVCAFGVPGAAINPLYSALKKRGSINHILARHVEGASHMAEGYTRAKAGNIGVCIGTSGPAGTDMITGLYSAIADSIPILCITGQAPRARLYKEDFQAIDIESIAKPVTKWAVTVREPALVPRVFSQAFHIMRSGRPGPVLIDLPLDVQLAEIEFDDETYEPLAIYKPTATRKQIEKAFEMLNAAERPLIVAGGGVINADASDLLVAFAEIVNVPVVPTLMGWGAIPDDHVLMAGMVGLQTSHRYGNATMLESDFVLGIGNRWANRHTGSVETYTKGRTFVHVDIEPTQIGRVFNPDFGIVSDAKAALELFVTVAKEWRKAGKLKERQAWPAACQDRKRMMLRKSHFDNVPIKPQRVYEEMSKAFGRDTCYVSVIGLSQIAGAQFLGVYRPRNWINAGQAGPLGWTLPAALGVRAADPSREIVALSGDYDFQFLIEELAVGAQFKLPYIHVVVNNSYLGLIRQAQRGFDMDYHVQLSFDNINAPELGVYGVDHVAVSEGLGCKAIRVTHPDDAQAAFATAREMMAEYSVPVVVEFILERVTNIAMGTEIDNIVEFEEVLDLPLDDTPTGPEKTPRGKLLPV; encoded by the coding sequence ATGGCGAAAATGCGAGCAATCGATGCCGCGGTGCGCATTCTGGAAAAGGAAGGCGTCGTCTGCGCATTCGGCGTTCCGGGTGCCGCGATAAATCCGTTGTATTCGGCGCTGAAGAAGCGCGGATCGATCAATCATATTCTAGCGCGTCACGTTGAGGGCGCCTCGCACATGGCCGAAGGTTACACTCGCGCCAAGGCGGGCAACATCGGCGTCTGCATCGGCACCTCCGGTCCGGCCGGTACCGACATGATCACCGGTCTGTATTCCGCCATCGCGGATTCGATCCCGATCCTCTGCATCACTGGACAAGCTCCTCGGGCGCGGCTGTACAAAGAGGACTTTCAGGCGATCGATATTGAATCCATCGCCAAGCCGGTGACGAAATGGGCGGTTACCGTCCGCGAGCCGGCACTGGTGCCGCGCGTCTTCAGTCAGGCATTCCACATCATGCGCTCGGGTCGTCCCGGCCCCGTGCTGATCGACCTGCCGTTGGACGTCCAACTCGCCGAGATCGAGTTCGACGACGAAACCTATGAGCCGCTTGCAATCTACAAGCCGACTGCTACGCGCAAACAGATCGAGAAAGCGTTCGAAATGCTCAATGCCGCGGAGCGGCCGCTGATCGTCGCCGGCGGGGGCGTCATCAATGCCGATGCGTCCGACCTTCTCGTGGCGTTTGCCGAGATCGTCAATGTTCCGGTGGTGCCGACGCTGATGGGCTGGGGCGCGATCCCGGACGATCATGTCCTGATGGCCGGAATGGTCGGCCTTCAAACCAGCCACCGCTACGGCAATGCCACCATGCTCGAATCCGATTTCGTGCTCGGCATCGGCAACCGCTGGGCCAATCGCCACACCGGCTCGGTCGAAACTTACACCAAGGGCCGTACCTTCGTGCATGTCGACATCGAGCCCACCCAGATCGGCCGCGTGTTCAATCCGGATTTCGGCATCGTCTCCGACGCGAAAGCAGCACTCGAACTGTTCGTCACGGTGGCCAAGGAATGGCGCAAGGCTGGCAAGTTGAAAGAGCGCCAGGCATGGCCCGCAGCGTGTCAGGATCGCAAGCGCATGATGCTGCGCAAAAGTCACTTCGACAACGTGCCGATCAAGCCGCAGCGCGTCTATGAGGAGATGAGCAAGGCGTTCGGCCGCGACACCTGCTATGTCAGCGTCATCGGTCTTTCGCAGATTGCAGGAGCGCAGTTCCTGGGCGTCTACAGGCCACGCAACTGGATCAACGCCGGTCAGGCCGGGCCGCTGGGCTGGACCCTCCCCGCAGCACTTGGCGTTCGCGCCGCCGATCCAAGCCGCGAGATCGTCGCGCTCTCGGGCGACTACGATTTCCAATTCTTGATCGAGGAGCTTGCGGTCGGCGCGCAGTTCAAGCTGCCCTATATCCACGTCGTCGTGAACAACTCGTATCTGGGTCTGATCCGTCAAGCGCAGCGCGGCTTCGACATGGATTACCACGTGCAATTGTCGTTCGATAACATCAATGCGCCCGAGCTCGGCGTCTACGGCGTCGATCATGTCGCAGTCTCCGAAGGCCTCGGCTGCAAGGCGATTCGTGTCACCCATCCGGATGATGCACAAGCCGCATTCGCAACGGCGCGCGAGATGATGGCGGAATACAGCGTTCCCGTCGTCGTCGAATTCATTCTCGAACGTGTCACCAATATCGCGATGGGAACGGAGATCGACAACATTGTGGAATTTGAAGAGGTGCTGGACCTTCCGTTGGACGACACACCCACCGGTCCGGAAAAGACGCCTCGCGGCAAGCTGCTGCCGGTCTGA
- a CDS encoding IclR family transcriptional regulator C-terminal domain-containing protein, protein MKKDPIRRRRVEPRSAQDPETDAKDSGVQSVDRAMLLIETLAEDDDGYRLTDLAIRTGLSPSTIHRLLTTLEKRRFVQFDREQSIWHIGAQSFAVGATFARRRNFVTQAMPYLRKLRDQTRETANLAVVDDGAMVILTRVESREIMRSVTKVGGRAPMVASGLGKAFLSTYTEEDVFAIIRREGMPRLTSKSIVRAGDLCKSLHDIRERGYSVDDEEAQVGMRCVSAVVYDDRSEPLAAISVSGKASRVPDDRLPVLGKFVQEVAVEMTHALGGTMPDAAKTS, encoded by the coding sequence ATGAAAAAAGACCCCATCCGCCGAAGGCGCGTCGAGCCACGCTCCGCGCAGGACCCTGAGACAGATGCGAAAGATAGCGGCGTGCAGTCTGTCGATCGTGCAATGCTGCTGATCGAAACGCTGGCCGAGGACGATGACGGCTATCGTCTGACCGACCTCGCGATCCGCACGGGCCTCTCGCCATCGACCATCCATCGCCTGCTGACGACACTGGAGAAGCGGCGCTTCGTGCAGTTCGACCGCGAACAATCCATCTGGCATATCGGCGCGCAAAGTTTCGCAGTGGGCGCAACGTTCGCCCGCCGCCGCAACTTCGTGACACAAGCGATGCCGTATTTGCGCAAGTTGCGCGACCAAACGCGAGAGACCGCGAATCTGGCAGTCGTGGACGACGGTGCGATGGTAATCCTGACCCGTGTCGAGAGCCGCGAAATCATGCGTTCCGTGACCAAGGTCGGCGGCCGCGCGCCAATGGTGGCATCGGGACTCGGGAAAGCGTTCCTCTCCACCTACACAGAGGAAGATGTATTCGCCATCATTCGTCGCGAAGGCATGCCGCGCCTGACCTCGAAGTCCATCGTCCGCGCCGGCGATCTGTGCAAGTCCCTTCACGACATTCGTGAACGTGGCTATTCGGTCGACGATGAAGAGGCCCAGGTCGGCATGCGCTGTGTCTCCGCCGTGGTGTACGACGATCGCAGCGAGCCGCTCGCGGCGATTTCGGTATCGGGCAAGGCGTCCCGCGTTCCCGACGATCGTTTGCCGGTGCTCGGAAAATTCGTGCAGGAGGTTGCGGTCGAGATGACTCATGCGCTCGGCGGGACGATGCCGGACGCTGCAAAAACCTCCTGA
- a CDS encoding acetate--CoA ligase family protein gives MAHSQDAARKVDFGQQAKAEVRKILDTVKADKRNSLTAPEGKLVCDAYGIPVPKEGVAKSAADAAKLATGMGFPVVMKIVSPDILHKTEAGGVIVGVKTAAEAEKAYDTILANAKKYKADAKIEGIQVQQMLLGGTEVIVGSITDGSFGKLVAFGLGGVLVEVLKDVTFRLAPATNADALSMLDGIQAHEMLNGVRGGDPVNREALAEIIVNVSQLVSDFPEIVELDLNPVFATKKDAIAADVRIVVDFDYKPKPAPRSNEEIVTAMNRIMMPKAVAVIGASAEAGKIGNSVMKNLINGGYKGQIYPIHPKADEIMGIKAYKSVKDVPGVIDTAVFAIPAKLVAAALTECGEKKIPGAVLIPSGFAEANEPALQEEIVEIGKKYNVRLMGPNIYGFYYTPANLCATFCTAYDVKGSAALSSQSGGIGMAIIGFSRSAKMGVSAIVGLGNKSDIDEDDLLAFFEQDPNTTIIAQHCEDLKDGRAFAEAAKRVSKKKPVVVLKAGRTSAGAKAASSHTGALAGNDKIYEDVLKQSGVIRARSLRQLLEFARGIPVLPTPKGENVLIITGAGGSGVLLSDAVVDNGLSLMAMPPDLDTAFRKFIPPFGAAGNPVDITGGEPPITYVNTVKLGLTDDRIHALILGYWHTIVTPPMVFAKNMVEVKNEMKAKGIDKPMVASLAGDVEVEEAAEYLYQNGIPAYAYSTELPVEVLGAKYKWARGAGLL, from the coding sequence ATGGCTCATTCACAAGACGCAGCCCGTAAAGTTGATTTCGGACAGCAGGCAAAAGCCGAAGTCCGGAAAATTCTGGATACGGTGAAGGCGGACAAGCGCAACAGCCTCACAGCGCCGGAAGGCAAGTTGGTCTGCGACGCCTACGGAATTCCGGTTCCGAAGGAAGGTGTGGCCAAGTCCGCTGCGGATGCGGCAAAGTTGGCGACCGGTATGGGCTTCCCGGTGGTGATGAAGATCGTCTCCCCCGACATCCTCCACAAGACCGAAGCCGGCGGCGTGATCGTTGGCGTCAAAACCGCGGCCGAGGCTGAAAAGGCCTACGACACCATTCTGGCGAACGCCAAGAAATACAAGGCCGATGCCAAGATCGAAGGCATCCAGGTTCAGCAGATGTTGTTGGGCGGCACAGAAGTCATCGTCGGCTCGATTACCGACGGCTCGTTCGGAAAGCTGGTGGCGTTTGGCCTCGGCGGCGTTCTCGTTGAAGTGCTGAAGGACGTCACCTTCCGCCTTGCACCTGCGACCAATGCCGATGCGCTGTCGATGCTCGACGGCATCCAGGCCCACGAAATGCTGAACGGCGTCCGCGGCGGCGATCCTGTCAACCGCGAAGCCCTCGCGGAGATCATCGTCAACGTCTCGCAGCTTGTCAGCGATTTCCCCGAGATCGTCGAACTGGACCTGAACCCGGTCTTCGCGACGAAGAAAGACGCGATTGCCGCCGACGTGCGTATCGTCGTCGACTTCGACTACAAGCCGAAGCCCGCGCCGCGCTCGAACGAAGAAATCGTCACCGCGATGAACCGCATCATGATGCCGAAGGCCGTGGCCGTGATTGGCGCTTCGGCGGAAGCCGGCAAGATCGGCAACTCGGTGATGAAGAACCTTATCAACGGCGGCTATAAAGGCCAGATCTATCCGATCCATCCGAAGGCCGATGAGATCATGGGTATCAAGGCTTACAAAAGCGTCAAGGACGTGCCGGGCGTTATCGACACCGCCGTGTTCGCGATTCCAGCGAAACTCGTTGCCGCAGCCCTCACCGAATGCGGCGAGAAGAAAATCCCGGGCGCTGTCCTGATCCCGTCGGGTTTCGCCGAAGCCAACGAGCCCGCGCTGCAGGAGGAAATCGTCGAGATCGGTAAGAAGTACAATGTGCGTCTTATGGGGCCGAATATCTACGGCTTCTACTATACGCCAGCCAATCTCTGCGCGACCTTCTGCACCGCCTATGACGTCAAGGGGTCGGCGGCGCTGTCGTCGCAGTCCGGCGGCATTGGCATGGCGATCATCGGCTTCTCGCGTTCCGCCAAGATGGGCGTGTCCGCCATCGTCGGTCTCGGCAACAAGTCGGACATCGACGAGGACGATCTGCTCGCCTTCTTCGAACAGGACCCGAACACCACGATCATCGCGCAGCATTGCGAAGATCTGAAGGACGGCCGCGCCTTCGCGGAAGCCGCCAAGCGCGTCTCCAAGAAGAAGCCGGTCGTCGTTCTCAAGGCGGGCCGCACCTCCGCGGGCGCAAAGGCCGCGTCGTCGCACACCGGCGCGCTTGCCGGTAACGACAAGATCTACGAGGATGTGCTCAAGCAGTCGGGCGTGATCCGCGCCCGTTCGCTGCGGCAGCTTCTCGAGTTCGCGCGCGGCATCCCCGTGCTGCCGACGCCGAAGGGCGAAAACGTGCTCATCATCACGGGTGCAGGCGGCTCCGGCGTGCTGCTGTCAGACGCGGTTGTCGATAATGGCCTATCGCTGATGGCGATGCCGCCGGATCTCGATACTGCGTTCCGCAAGTTCATCCCGCCATTCGGCGCGGCTGGTAATCCGGTGGACATCACCGGCGGCGAACCGCCGATCACCTACGTCAACACCGTGAAGCTCGGCCTCACCGACGACCGCATCCACGCGCTGATCCTCGGCTACTGGCACACTATCGTTACCCCGCCGATGGTGTTCGCCAAAAATATGGTCGAAGTGAAGAATGAGATGAAGGCGAAGGGCATCGACAAGCCGATGGTTGCCTCGCTAGCCGGCGACGTCGAGGTCGAGGAAGCCGCCGAATATCTCTACCAGAACGGCATCCCGGCCTACGCCTACTCGACCGAGCTTCCCGTGGAAGTGCTCGGCGCGAAGTACAAGTGGGCGCGCGGCGCGGGCCTGCTGTAA
- a CDS encoding GntR family transcriptional regulator, translated as MATQKISKAPLTDQDIAIVRIAPEASFKNKAYDALKEAILKMDIYASPEPVMLDERALSEHLGVSRTPIREAIAMLEQDGFVKTVPRRGIVVVRKTKTEIVDMIRAWAALESMAARLITTTARKKDISALRNFFKDFNKDRLPQDHIEEYSKANIAFHQALISLSESPVLVDMTNDILLHVRGYRQLTIGRTDRTAVSLPEHLAIIEALEERDTELAEKRARDHTLGLATYVETHGQEIFT; from the coding sequence ATGGCGACCCAGAAAATTTCGAAGGCACCGTTGACCGATCAGGACATTGCCATCGTGCGTATCGCGCCGGAGGCGAGCTTCAAGAACAAGGCTTACGATGCCTTGAAAGAAGCTATCCTGAAAATGGACATCTACGCCTCGCCGGAACCGGTCATGCTCGACGAGCGGGCACTGTCCGAACATCTTGGTGTCAGTCGCACGCCGATCCGCGAAGCGATCGCGATGCTGGAGCAGGACGGTTTCGTCAAAACGGTTCCACGCCGCGGCATTGTCGTGGTGCGCAAGACCAAGACCGAGATCGTTGACATGATCCGAGCCTGGGCCGCGCTCGAAAGCATGGCTGCGCGTCTCATCACCACGACCGCGCGCAAGAAAGACATTTCGGCGCTGCGCAACTTCTTCAAGGACTTCAACAAGGATCGGCTGCCGCAGGATCACATTGAAGAGTATTCAAAAGCCAACATCGCGTTCCATCAGGCGCTGATTTCGCTGAGCGAGTCGCCGGTGCTGGTCGATATGACCAACGACATCCTCCTCCATGTGCGCGGCTATCGGCAACTGACGATCGGCCGGACGGACCGCACCGCAGTGTCGTTGCCCGAACATCTTGCGATCATCGAGGCGCTGGAGGAGCGCGATACTGAACTTGCCGAGAAACGTGCGCGCGATCACACGCTGGGTCTTGCAACTTACGTGGAAACGCACGGCCAGGAAATCTTTACGTAG
- the oxc gene encoding oxalyl-CoA decarboxylase, whose product MLTTATKPETTAANDAEQELTDGFHLIIDALKLNGLNTIYGVPGIPITDFGRMAQAEGIRVLSFRHEQNAGYAASIAGFLTKKPGICLTVSAPGFLNGLTALAHATTNCFPMILISGSSEREIVDLQQGDYEEMDQLAIAKPLCKAAFRVLHAQDIGIGVARAIRAAVSGRPGGVYLDLPAKLFGQVMNADAGKKSLVKVIDAAPAQIPAPESVKRALDVLKAAKKPLIILGKGAAYAQADDAIRSLVEKSGIPFLPMSMGKGLLPDMHPQCAGAARSTVLKDSDVVMLIGARLNWLLSHGKGKTWGDTPKKFIQIDIEPKEMDSNVEIVAPVVGDIGSCVSALLQGMGDNWPAPPAEWTKSVQAKRDDNVAKMAPRLMNNNSPMDYHGALGVLRTIIKERPDAILVNEGANTLDLARGIIDMYQPRKRIDVGTWGIMGIGMGYSIAAAIETGKPVLAVEGDSAFGFSGMEVETICRYKLPVCVVIFNNDGIYRGTDVNPTGGPDVAPTVFVKGARYDRMMEAFGGVGVNATTPDELKRAVNAAMDSGKPTLINAVIDPAAGSESGRIGNLNPQSVLKKK is encoded by the coding sequence ATGCTGACGACAGCGACCAAGCCAGAGACGACGGCTGCGAACGATGCAGAGCAGGAACTGACGGATGGCTTTCATCTGATTATCGATGCGCTCAAGCTGAATGGCCTCAATACCATCTACGGCGTGCCGGGTATTCCGATCACGGATTTTGGCCGTATGGCGCAGGCCGAAGGCATCCGCGTTCTCTCGTTTCGCCACGAACAGAATGCCGGCTACGCGGCTTCCATCGCAGGCTTTCTGACCAAGAAGCCGGGCATCTGTCTCACCGTTTCTGCGCCGGGGTTCCTCAACGGCCTGACCGCGCTCGCCCATGCAACCACCAACTGCTTTCCGATGATCCTGATTTCGGGCTCATCCGAGCGCGAAATCGTCGACTTGCAGCAAGGCGACTACGAGGAAATGGATCAACTGGCCATCGCCAAGCCGCTCTGCAAGGCGGCATTCCGGGTTCTGCATGCGCAGGACATCGGCATCGGCGTCGCACGCGCGATCCGCGCCGCCGTCTCGGGCCGTCCCGGTGGCGTCTATCTCGACCTTCCGGCCAAGCTGTTTGGGCAGGTGATGAATGCGGACGCTGGCAAGAAGTCGCTGGTGAAGGTCATCGATGCAGCGCCTGCGCAAATCCCAGCTCCGGAATCGGTGAAACGCGCGCTGGACGTACTCAAAGCGGCGAAGAAGCCGCTGATCATCCTCGGCAAGGGCGCGGCCTACGCGCAGGCCGACGACGCGATCCGTTCGCTGGTCGAGAAGAGCGGCATTCCGTTCCTGCCGATGAGCATGGGCAAGGGTTTGCTGCCTGACATGCATCCGCAGTGTGCGGGCGCGGCGCGCTCGACAGTGCTGAAGGATTCCGATGTCGTCATGCTGATCGGAGCGCGCCTTAACTGGCTGCTGTCGCACGGCAAAGGCAAGACATGGGGTGACACTCCGAAGAAGTTCATCCAGATCGACATCGAGCCGAAGGAAATGGATTCGAATGTTGAGATCGTGGCGCCTGTGGTCGGCGACATCGGCTCCTGCGTCTCGGCGCTTCTGCAGGGCATGGGTGACAACTGGCCCGCTCCGCCAGCGGAGTGGACCAAATCCGTTCAGGCCAAGCGCGACGACAACGTCGCCAAAATGGCGCCGCGCCTGATGAACAACAACTCGCCGATGGATTACCACGGCGCGCTGGGCGTGCTGCGCACCATCATCAAGGAACGTCCTGACGCGATCCTCGTCAATGAAGGCGCCAACACGCTCGATCTCGCGCGCGGCATCATCGACATGTATCAGCCGCGCAAGCGCATCGACGTCGGCACCTGGGGCATCATGGGCATCGGCATGGGTTATTCCATCGCCGCTGCAATTGAGACCGGCAAGCCGGTGCTGGCTGTCGAGGGCGACAGCGCATTCGGTTTCTCCGGCATGGAAGTGGAAACGATCTGTCGCTACAAGCTGCCGGTCTGCGTGGTGATTTTTAACAATGACGGCATCTATCGCGGCACCGACGTCAACCCTACGGGCGGGCCCGATGTTGCTCCCACCGTTTTCGTCAAGGGCGCGCGCTACGACAGGATGATGGAGGCTTTCGGCGGCGTCGGCGTCAATGCCACGACGCCCGATGAGTTAAAGCGCGCAGTCAACGCGGCAATGGATTCCGGCAAGCCGACGCTTATCAATGCGGTGATTGATCCCGCTGCCGGCAGCGAAAGCGGTCGTATCGGCAACCTCAATCCACAAAGCGTCCTGAAAAAGAAATAA
- the frc gene encoding formyl-CoA transferase has protein sequence MTQALKGVRILDFTHVQSGPTCTQLLAWFGADVIKVERPGVGDITRGQLMDVPNADSLYFTMLNHNKRSITLDTKNPKGKEVLTALMKTCDVLVENFGPGVLDRMGFPWETIQKINPKLIVASIKGFGPGPYEDCKVYENVAQCTGGAASTTGFRDGLPLVTGAQIGDSGTGLHLALGIVTALYQRTVTGQGQKVTAAMQDGVLNLARVKLRDQQRLAHGPLKEYSQFGEGIPFGDAVPRAGNDSGGGQPGRILKCKGWETDPNAYIYFITQAPVWEKICDVIGEPGWKTHPDYAKPPARLARLNEIFARIEQWTMTKTKFEAMDILNKDDIPCGPILSMKELAEDQSLRATGTIVEVDHPARGKYLSVGNPIKLSDSPTVVTRSPLLGEHTDEILKQVLGYNDNQVAEIHNSGAVSPPRKVEAAE, from the coding sequence ATGACACAGGCGCTTAAGGGCGTTCGCATTCTTGACTTCACCCATGTTCAGTCGGGTCCGACTTGCACGCAGCTGCTGGCTTGGTTCGGCGCCGATGTGATCAAGGTGGAGCGTCCGGGCGTCGGTGACATCACCCGCGGCCAGCTTATGGACGTTCCGAACGCGGACAGCCTCTATTTCACGATGCTGAACCATAACAAGCGTTCGATCACGCTCGACACCAAGAACCCGAAGGGCAAGGAAGTCCTCACCGCGCTGATGAAAACATGTGATGTGCTGGTAGAGAATTTCGGTCCCGGCGTACTGGATCGCATGGGCTTTCCCTGGGAGACGATCCAGAAGATCAATCCGAAGCTGATCGTGGCGTCGATCAAGGGCTTCGGCCCCGGTCCCTACGAAGACTGCAAGGTCTATGAGAACGTCGCGCAGTGCACCGGCGGTGCGGCTTCGACCACGGGCTTCCGCGACGGGCTTCCCTTGGTGACGGGCGCGCAGATCGGCGACAGTGGCACGGGCTTGCATCTCGCGCTGGGCATTGTCACAGCGCTCTATCAGCGCACCGTCACTGGCCAGGGCCAGAAGGTTACGGCTGCAATGCAGGACGGCGTGCTCAATCTTGCGCGCGTCAAGCTGCGCGACCAGCAGCGCCTCGCCCACGGTCCGCTCAAGGAATACAGCCAGTTCGGCGAAGGCATTCCGTTCGGCGATGCCGTGCCGCGCGCTGGCAACGATTCAGGCGGCGGTCAGCCGGGGCGTATTCTGAAGTGCAAGGGCTGGGAGACCGACCCCAATGCCTACATCTATTTCATCACCCAGGCTCCGGTCTGGGAAAAGATCTGCGACGTGATCGGTGAACCCGGCTGGAAAACTCACCCGGACTACGCCAAGCCGCCAGCCCGTCTGGCGCGTCTCAATGAGATCTTCGCACGCATCGAACAGTGGACGATGACCAAGACCAAGTTCGAGGCGATGGACATTCTCAACAAGGATGACATTCCCTGCGGACCTATCCTCTCCATGAAGGAACTGGCGGAAGATCAGTCGCTGCGCGCGACCGGCACAATTGTCGAAGTCGATCATCCGGCGCGGGGCAAGTATCTGTCGGTCGGAAACCCGATTAAGCTGTCGGATAGCCCGACCGTGGTGACGCGTTCCCCGCTGCTCGGCGAGCACACCGATGAGATTCTGAAGCAGGTGCTGGGCTATAACGACAACCAGGTTGCCGAGATTCACAACTCGGGCGCTGTGTCCCCGCCGCGTAAAGTCGAAGCGGCGGAGTAA
- a CDS encoding tripartite tricarboxylate transporter substrate-binding protein — translation MMLSSNRTLGLALGVGVAVGAAFTAIPASAAWEPTRPVEIVVPAGTGGGADQMARTIQGIVTKHSLMKQPLVVVNKAGGAGGEGFLDVKSSVGNPHKLVITLSNLFTTPLGTGIPFSHKDLTPVAMMALDEFILWVNADSPYKTVKDYIEAVKAKPGEFKMGGTGSKQEDQIITVAIEKASGTKFTYIPYRGGGEVAVQLVGKHIDSTVNNPIEAVAQWRGGAVRPLCVFDAKPLPYKDAMADGKAWGDIPTCKSQGLDVEYLMLRGFFTSPKATKDQVDYYVNVLKKVRETPEWQTLMKDGAFNQTLMVGSEYSAWVENEEKRHQALMKDAGFLAASQ, via the coding sequence ATGATGTTGTCGTCTAATCGAACGTTAGGTCTTGCACTGGGTGTTGGGGTTGCGGTGGGGGCGGCCTTCACTGCTATTCCCGCCTCGGCGGCGTGGGAGCCGACCCGGCCGGTCGAGATCGTCGTACCCGCAGGCACCGGCGGCGGCGCGGACCAGATGGCGCGCACGATCCAAGGCATCGTTACCAAACATAGCCTGATGAAGCAGCCGCTGGTGGTGGTGAACAAGGCAGGCGGCGCGGGGGGGGAGGGTTTTCTCGACGTCAAGAGTTCGGTCGGAAACCCGCATAAGCTCGTTATTACCCTCTCGAATCTTTTCACCACGCCGTTGGGAACCGGCATTCCTTTCAGCCACAAGGATCTGACGCCCGTCGCGATGATGGCGCTCGATGAATTCATTCTGTGGGTGAATGCGGACAGCCCCTACAAAACTGTGAAGGATTACATCGAGGCCGTGAAGGCGAAGCCCGGTGAATTCAAGATGGGCGGCACCGGCTCGAAGCAGGAAGACCAGATCATCACGGTCGCGATCGAGAAAGCGTCCGGCACCAAGTTCACTTACATCCCTTACCGCGGCGGTGGTGAAGTGGCCGTTCAGCTTGTTGGCAAGCACATCGATTCCACCGTCAACAATCCGATCGAAGCTGTCGCGCAATGGCGCGGCGGCGCCGTCCGCCCGCTCTGCGTGTTCGATGCCAAGCCGCTTCCTTACAAGGACGCGATGGCCGACGGAAAAGCCTGGGGCGATATCCCGACATGCAAGTCGCAAGGGCTGGATGTCGAATATCTGATGCTGCGTGGATTCTTCACGTCGCCAAAAGCGACCAAGGATCAGGTCGACTACTACGTCAACGTGCTCAAGAAAGTACGTGAAACGCCGGAATGGCAGACGCTGATGAAGGACGGCGCCTTCAATCAGACCCTGATGGTCGGTTCCGAATATTCGGCATGGGTCGAGAATGAAGAAAAGCGCCATCAGGCGCTGATGAAGGACGCAGGCTTCCTGGCTGCATCTCAATAA